In Paenibacillus ihbetae, the following are encoded in one genomic region:
- the yabA gene encoding DNA replication initiation control protein YabA, protein MEKKNIFVLIQELESQMGHIHSELGGLKLVIKELLEENHRLSLENEQLRKILKREVNPAELEHPVAAMPLPHAEKEDQEEDVVGEGYDNLARLYHEGFHICNVYYGHLRTEGDCLFCLSFLNK, encoded by the coding sequence TTGGAGAAGAAAAACATTTTTGTGCTCATTCAAGAGTTGGAATCACAGATGGGACATATACACAGTGAACTGGGTGGACTCAAGCTGGTCATCAAGGAACTGCTGGAAGAGAACCATCGCCTCAGTCTTGAAAATGAACAGCTCCGGAAAATACTAAAAAGGGAAGTCAATCCGGCGGAATTGGAACACCCGGTAGCCGCGATGCCTCTGCCTCATGCCGAGAAGGAGGATCAGGAGGAGGATGTGGTCGGGGAAGGATACGACAACCTGGCCCGTCTCTATCACGAAGGCTTTCACATCTGCAATGTGTACTATGGACATTTGCGTACGGAAGGGGATTGCCTGTTCTGCTTGTCATTTTTGAATAAATAA
- the rsmA gene encoding 16S rRNA (adenine(1518)-N(6)/adenine(1519)-N(6))-dimethyltransferase RsmA, which translates to MNRMEDISTPRRTKEIIARHGFSFKKSLGQNFLIDQNILGKIVEAAGLDQEKGALEIGPGIGALTEKLAQMAGAVTAVEIDQRLIPILKEVLEPYDNVKVHHGDVLKVDLHELFREDFAEVKKVSVVANLPYYVTTPILMKLLEEKLPLENIVVMIQKEVAERMAASPGSKDYGSLSIAVQYYSEPKLVCVVPHTVFIPQPNVESAVIRLAVREEPPVSVEDEAFFFEVVQASFAQRRKTIANNLKSRFFAEEGRERLEQLLEEAGLDPKRRGETLSIEEYARLSNVLYQAGIR; encoded by the coding sequence ATGAACCGGATGGAAGATATATCGACACCTAGACGTACGAAGGAGATCATTGCCCGCCATGGCTTCTCCTTTAAGAAGAGCCTGGGGCAGAATTTTCTGATCGACCAGAATATTTTGGGCAAGATTGTGGAGGCCGCAGGGCTTGATCAAGAGAAAGGGGCGCTTGAGATTGGACCCGGCATCGGGGCGCTGACGGAGAAGCTTGCGCAAATGGCAGGAGCCGTTACCGCAGTGGAGATCGACCAGCGACTGATTCCGATCCTTAAAGAAGTACTGGAGCCTTATGATAACGTGAAAGTTCATCACGGAGACGTGCTTAAGGTGGATCTGCACGAGCTGTTCCGCGAGGATTTCGCCGAGGTAAAGAAGGTAAGCGTTGTAGCCAACCTGCCGTATTACGTGACGACCCCGATTCTGATGAAGCTGCTGGAGGAGAAGCTCCCGCTGGAGAATATTGTGGTTATGATCCAGAAGGAGGTTGCCGAGCGGATGGCCGCGTCGCCGGGCAGCAAGGATTACGGCAGCCTAAGCATTGCCGTCCAATATTACAGCGAGCCAAAGCTTGTCTGTGTCGTTCCGCATACCGTATTCATCCCGCAGCCTAATGTTGAATCGGCCGTCATTCGCCTGGCGGTAAGGGAAGAGCCCCCGGTTTCGGTTGAGGACGAAGCCTTTTTCTTCGAGGTCGTGCAGGCATCATTCGCCCAGCGGCGAAAGACGATCGCCAATAACCTGAAGAGCCGTTTCTTCGCCGAAGAAGGGCGCGAGCGGCTGGAGCAGCTGCTGGAGGAAGCGGGGCTCGATCCGAAGCGCCGAGGGGAGACGCTGAGCATTGAGGAGTACGCACGGCTGAGCAATGTCCTGTATCAGGCGGGAATCCGTTAG
- a CDS encoding tRNA1(Val) (adenine(37)-N6)-methyltransferase yields the protein MKLKDVHLHPSERIDDLLTHELGIIQSEEVFSFSMDAVLLARFASIPRRGKILDMCTGNGVIPILLSTRTSAPIEGIEIQPRLADMARRSVYMNDLEHQITIREGDLRELYKETGYGAYDLITVNPPYMPMNGSDIKLNPHQAIARHEIHCTLEEVIASCSKLLRQGGKMSMVHKPLRLAEIITLMSKYRIEPKVIRFVHPRAHLEANMVLIEGIRDGKPEVRLRPPLIVYDEQGKYCAEFMDIYYGTNEDDQA from the coding sequence ATGAAATTGAAGGACGTACATTTACATCCATCCGAGCGGATTGATGATCTGCTGACGCATGAGCTCGGAATCATCCAGAGCGAGGAGGTGTTCAGCTTCTCCATGGATGCGGTGCTGCTCGCACGGTTTGCCAGCATTCCGCGGAGAGGGAAAATTCTCGATATGTGCACCGGGAATGGGGTCATTCCTATTCTCTTGTCCACACGGACCAGCGCACCGATCGAAGGAATTGAAATTCAGCCCAGACTGGCCGATATGGCAAGACGAAGCGTCTATATGAATGATCTTGAGCACCAAATCACGATCCGGGAAGGGGACTTGAGAGAGCTGTACAAGGAGACGGGGTATGGAGCATATGACCTGATTACGGTGAATCCTCCATATATGCCGATGAACGGCAGCGACATCAAGCTGAATCCCCACCAGGCTATTGCGAGACATGAGATTCACTGCACGCTGGAGGAAGTGATTGCTTCCTGCTCCAAGCTGCTTCGCCAAGGCGGGAAAATGAGCATGGTACACAAGCCGCTGCGACTGGCTGAGATCATCACGCTCATGAGCAAATACCGCATCGAGCCGAAAGTGATTCGTTTTGTCCACCCCCGTGCCCATCTGGAAGCGAATATGGTGCTGATCGAGGGCATACGGGACGGGAAGCCCGAGGTTCGTCTACGGCCGCCGCTCATCGTTTATGACGAGCAGGGAAAATACTGCGCTGAATTTATGGATATATATTATGGAACGAATGAGGATGATCAAGCATGA
- a CDS encoding 3D domain-containing protein, with product MGIFQPEETHESQSSSMSYALRWKHENLRQLMMLGAMGAVTVSLLVSLVIHDQSGKQVQIVVDGRVTTVETRGSLLQELLDEQAITLNPQDQVSMPLNGTIQDGDRIIIDRAIPVKVTVGGTTKTIFTTQDTVDSVLKEAGITIKGEDIVKPSQDTKLTSDMNIQVVRVTKQTVAEKENREFRVIKTADPSLERGDNRVIQRGEPGVLVHHYEKVYHNGKLVSKTKVSQEVERKTKDKIIAVGTKKVEKPVVLQAAATPNVKSAPAKLTGTRKVSTAKATENNVISRAGVDFKYQKVLNNVSMTAYSAEQEGIGTRTASGTRVTEGRTIAVDPSVIPIGWWVYIEGIGFRRAEDTGGAIKGHKIDVYYDSLKAAMNFGRKSGRTVYVIGPVKPDVN from the coding sequence GTGGGCATTTTTCAACCTGAAGAAACCCATGAATCACAATCATCCAGCATGTCTTACGCATTGCGATGGAAGCATGAGAATTTGCGTCAATTGATGATGCTCGGCGCCATGGGGGCTGTTACGGTATCACTACTCGTATCGCTGGTTATCCATGATCAATCGGGCAAGCAAGTTCAAATTGTGGTCGATGGCCGCGTAACCACGGTAGAAACCAGAGGATCGTTGCTTCAGGAATTGCTGGATGAGCAAGCGATCACACTGAATCCGCAGGATCAGGTCTCGATGCCTTTAAACGGGACGATCCAGGATGGGGACCGGATTATCATTGACCGTGCAATCCCAGTTAAAGTAACAGTAGGGGGCACCACCAAAACCATTTTCACGACCCAGGACACGGTCGATAGTGTACTCAAAGAAGCTGGCATTACGATCAAGGGTGAAGATATAGTAAAGCCGTCACAGGACACGAAGCTTACCAGCGATATGAACATTCAAGTCGTTCGGGTTACGAAGCAGACCGTAGCGGAGAAGGAGAACCGCGAGTTCCGCGTCATCAAGACCGCGGATCCGTCGCTGGAGCGCGGCGATAACCGTGTCATTCAGCGTGGTGAGCCGGGCGTTCTCGTACATCACTACGAGAAGGTGTACCATAACGGCAAGCTGGTATCCAAGACAAAGGTCTCGCAAGAGGTTGAGCGTAAGACGAAGGACAAAATTATCGCCGTAGGTACGAAGAAGGTTGAGAAACCTGTTGTGCTTCAGGCGGCAGCGACTCCGAATGTGAAATCTGCCCCGGCGAAGCTTACGGGCACAAGAAAGGTGTCCACCGCCAAAGCGACGGAGAATAATGTCATCTCCAGAGCGGGTGTTGATTTCAAATACCAGAAAGTGCTGAACAATGTTTCGATGACTGCATATTCCGCCGAGCAGGAGGGAATCGGAACCCGTACGGCTTCCGGAACACGGGTAACCGAGGGTCGTACGATCGCGGTTGATCCGAGCGTCATTCCGATTGGCTGGTGGGTGTATATCGAAGGCATCGGCTTCCGCCGCGCAGAGGATACCGGCGGAGCGATTAAGGGACATAAAATTGATGTGTATTACGATTCGCTGAAAGCGGCCATGAACTTTGGCCGGAAATCGGGCCGCACCGTTTATGTGATCGGTCCCGTAAAGCCTGATGTGAACTAA
- a CDS encoding HD domain-containing protein, with amino-acid sequence MRLPISEEKVFKDPVHNYIHVQDDIIWRLIDTPEFQRLRRVRQLGTSYMTFHGAEHSRFSHSLGVYEITRRIISQFERRGYSDWPAEERQVALCAALLHDLGHGPFSHSIEEAFEMNHEDWTCRILLGDTCVNKVLLELGADFPERVASVIRKTYDKPIVMNLVTSPLDADRMDYLLRDAYYTGVNYGTIDIDRILRMLRPHRDRIVVKESGMHAVEDYLMSRYQMYWQVYFHPVTRSSEIILRQIFRRAKELYEAGYAFRFMIEPLPALFEGSLTVQEYLRLDEALIQTAFLQWTSESDPLLSEICGRFIHRKLYKYIEIDTGNPETIDAVRQAFRDAGLDPAYDLEIDFPTDLPYDKFHSGMPLNEKQILLLDRHDQLREISEVSDIVRSISGIHKGRNYLYYPEERVEPLLDRMPAEIADLFRRQG; translated from the coding sequence ATGCGCCTGCCAATCTCAGAGGAAAAGGTGTTTAAGGATCCGGTTCATAACTATATTCATGTCCAGGATGATATTATCTGGCGGCTCATCGACACGCCGGAATTTCAGCGGCTTCGCCGGGTCAGGCAGCTGGGCACATCCTATATGACGTTTCATGGCGCCGAGCACAGCCGATTCTCTCATTCCTTGGGCGTCTATGAAATTACAAGAAGAATCATTTCTCAATTCGAGCGGAGGGGGTACTCCGATTGGCCTGCGGAAGAGAGACAGGTAGCCTTATGTGCCGCGCTCCTGCATGATCTCGGTCATGGACCATTTTCCCATTCTATAGAAGAGGCGTTTGAGATGAACCATGAGGATTGGACATGCCGGATCTTGCTCGGCGATACGTGCGTGAACAAAGTGCTCCTGGAGCTTGGAGCAGACTTCCCGGAGCGGGTCGCTTCCGTCATTCGCAAGACGTACGACAAACCGATCGTGATGAATCTGGTGACGAGCCCGCTGGATGCGGACCGGATGGATTATTTGCTGCGCGATGCCTATTACACCGGCGTCAATTACGGGACGATCGACATCGACCGGATTCTGCGGATGCTGCGCCCGCACCGGGACCGGATCGTTGTGAAGGAATCGGGGATGCACGCGGTGGAGGATTATCTCATGTCCAGATACCAAATGTACTGGCAGGTGTACTTCCACCCGGTAACAAGAAGCTCGGAAATCATATTGCGCCAGATTTTCCGCCGGGCGAAGGAGCTCTATGAAGCAGGCTATGCGTTCCGGTTCATGATCGAACCGCTGCCGGCTCTGTTCGAAGGCAGCTTGACCGTACAGGAGTATCTGCGTCTGGATGAGGCGCTCATTCAGACGGCATTCCTGCAATGGACGTCCGAGAGCGATCCGCTCCTTAGCGAAATATGCGGCCGATTTATCCATCGGAAGCTCTATAAATATATAGAAATCGACACCGGCAATCCGGAGACAATCGACGCCGTCCGCCAGGCATTTCGGGATGCGGGTCTTGATCCCGCATATGATCTGGAGATTGATTTTCCGACCGATCTTCCTTATGATAAGTTTCATTCGGGCATGCCGCTGAACGAGAAGCAAATTCTGCTGTTGGACCGGCATGACCAGCTTCGGGAAATCTCCGAGGTGTCCGATATCGTGCGCTCCATTAGCGGGATCCATAAGGGCCGGAATTATCTGTATTACCCGGAGGAGAGAGTGGAGCCGCTGCTTGACCGGATGCCGGCCGAAATTGCTGATTTATTCCGCCGTCAGGGATGA
- the holB gene encoding DNA polymerase III subunit delta', producing MSFNHIIGQEAAKQLLQNALRKHAVSHAYLFSGPAGAGQLQTALVFAKALFCTELEDDACGQCLECRKVEHGNHPDLTMIEPDGASIKIDQIRELQLIFSYRSENRNPKVYIIDHAEKMTTQAANSLLKFLEEPQSPAVAILIAENGQALLPTIQSRVQSVPFRSLSPHMMEQVLVGEGYPAALVRCAVHLASGLDGCRKILNENWFAEIRNVVLQLGKESLNRTGPAMITASQKVFKTELSDHLDILFSLFHLWFKDMIHVQYGRKESLVFIDQAEYISGHASARSTAQWVSYMDLAAECQKKLRYNVNGQLCVEQLLMGLGGNTPA from the coding sequence ATGTCTTTTAATCATATTATAGGCCAGGAGGCGGCCAAGCAGCTGCTGCAGAACGCCCTGCGCAAGCACGCGGTCAGCCATGCCTATCTGTTCAGCGGGCCGGCCGGTGCCGGACAGCTGCAGACGGCGCTTGTGTTTGCCAAGGCATTGTTCTGCACAGAGCTTGAGGATGATGCCTGCGGACAATGTCTGGAATGCCGGAAGGTCGAGCACGGCAATCACCCGGATTTGACGATGATTGAGCCGGATGGCGCCAGTATCAAGATCGATCAGATCCGCGAATTGCAGCTCATTTTCTCATACCGCTCCGAGAACCGCAATCCGAAGGTGTACATTATCGACCATGCGGAGAAAATGACGACCCAGGCAGCCAACAGCCTTCTGAAATTTCTGGAGGAGCCGCAATCGCCGGCAGTAGCTATCCTTATAGCGGAGAATGGACAAGCGCTGCTCCCGACCATTCAATCAAGGGTCCAGTCGGTGCCGTTCCGTTCGCTTTCTCCGCATATGATGGAGCAGGTGCTGGTAGGAGAAGGATATCCGGCAGCCCTTGTTCGCTGTGCCGTTCATCTGGCGTCAGGTCTTGACGGATGCAGGAAAATATTGAATGAGAATTGGTTTGCAGAAATTAGAAACGTAGTGTTACAATTAGGGAAGGAGTCTTTGAACCGAACCGGCCCTGCGATGATTACCGCGAGCCAGAAAGTGTTCAAAACCGAACTCTCCGATCATCTGGACATTCTGTTCAGTTTGTTTCATTTATGGTTTAAGGACATGATTCATGTTCAGTACGGAAGGAAAGAATCTCTCGTTTTCATAGATCAGGCGGAGTATATCTCTGGTCATGCGTCAGCCCGCAGCACAGCACAGTGGGTGTCCTATATGGATTTGGCCGCAGAGTGTCAGAAGAAGTTACGCTATAATGTCAATGGACAGCTCTGTGTAGAGCAGCTATTGATGGGTTTGGGCGGTAACACTCCGGCGTGA
- a CDS encoding PSP1 domain-containing protein gives MYSVVGVRFKKAGKIYYFDPLDLPVEKEQSVIVETARGIEYGQVVIGKKEVGEADVVLPLKKVIRIAGDSDARVVEENKQAAKDAFTTCLNKIRDHGLKMKLVDVEFTFDRNKIIFYFTAEGRVDFRELVKDLASIFRTRIELRQIGVRDEAKMLGGLGPCGRVLCCSSWLGDFEPVSIKMAKDQSLSLNPTKISGLCGRLMCCLKFEHDNYESVKEELPSVGKLVVTSLGEGKVVGINADKRTVHVQLFEIGKVKELPMDDVVIK, from the coding sequence TTGTACAGTGTAGTGGGTGTCCGCTTTAAGAAAGCGGGCAAAATATATTACTTCGATCCGCTCGATCTACCCGTAGAGAAGGAGCAATCCGTCATTGTGGAGACGGCCCGGGGGATTGAATACGGTCAAGTTGTGATAGGAAAGAAGGAGGTAGGTGAAGCTGACGTTGTTCTTCCACTGAAGAAAGTCATTCGCATCGCCGGCGACTCGGATGCCCGTGTGGTTGAGGAGAACAAGCAGGCCGCGAAGGATGCATTCACCACCTGTTTAAATAAAATTCGGGATCACGGACTGAAAATGAAGCTGGTCGATGTGGAATTTACGTTCGACCGGAACAAAATCATTTTCTATTTCACGGCCGAAGGCCGCGTGGATTTCCGAGAGCTGGTTAAGGACCTGGCCAGCATCTTCCGGACCCGGATCGAGCTTCGTCAGATCGGAGTCCGGGACGAAGCCAAAATGCTGGGCGGCCTTGGACCTTGCGGTCGCGTACTGTGCTGTTCCTCATGGCTTGGTGATTTTGAGCCGGTATCCATTAAGATGGCGAAGGATCAGAGCTTGTCGCTCAATCCGACCAAAATTTCCGGGCTATGCGGAAGATTGATGTGCTGCTTGAAATTTGAGCATGATAATTATGAAAGCGTAAAAGAGGAGCTTCCATCCGTTGGGAAGCTGGTCGTGACCTCGCTTGGAGAAGGCAAGGTTGTCGGGATCAATGCGGATAAGCGGACGGTTCATGTTCAGCTGTTTGAAATCGGGAAGGTTAAGGAACTTCCGATGGACGACGTGGTTATCAAATAG
- a CDS encoding cyclic-di-AMP receptor, producing the protein MKLIVAIVQDKDSNRLSAALVKANFRATKLASTGGFLKAGNTTFMIGVDDSQVESVLSVIRTSCKVREQLVTPVTPMSGTTDSYLPLPVEVQVGGATVFVLPVERFEHF; encoded by the coding sequence ATGAAATTGATTGTTGCGATTGTGCAGGATAAGGATAGCAACCGTCTTTCCGCCGCATTGGTCAAAGCCAATTTCCGGGCCACGAAGCTTGCGAGCACGGGCGGTTTCTTGAAGGCGGGAAATACCACCTTTATGATCGGGGTAGACGATTCACAGGTCGAAAGCGTGCTTAGCGTCATCCGCACAAGCTGCAAGGTTCGCGAGCAGCTGGTCACACCGGTAACCCCTATGAGTGGCACGACCGACTCGTATCTGCCGCTTCCGGTCGAGGTTCAGGTGGGCGGCGCTACCGTGTTTGTGCTTCCAGTAGAAAGATTCGAGCATTTCTAA
- the tmk gene encoding dTMP kinase, with protein MNNRRPLFITLEGGDGSGKTTMLGRLAAYMQGRSIPYMITREPGGIEIAEKIRSIILDPQHTSMDARTEALLYAAARRQHLVEKVEPALSEGLTVLCDRFVDSSLVYQGYARGLGMEEVWSINRFAVEGRMPDLTLLFDIDPEIGMSRIAANAEREKNRLDMESMAFHGKVREGYMLIAGNNKERVRIVDASKTPDQVEREMIKYVEDAILKDF; from the coding sequence ATGAATAATCGCAGACCACTATTTATCACACTTGAAGGAGGGGATGGGTCCGGCAAAACAACCATGTTGGGCAGGCTGGCCGCTTATATGCAGGGCCGCTCGATTCCTTATATGATTACCCGGGAGCCCGGAGGGATCGAGATCGCGGAGAAGATCCGTTCCATCATTCTCGACCCGCAGCATACATCCATGGATGCCCGGACGGAGGCCTTGCTTTATGCGGCTGCCCGCAGACAGCATCTGGTGGAGAAGGTAGAACCGGCACTGAGCGAGGGACTGACCGTACTGTGCGACCGGTTTGTCGACAGCAGTCTGGTGTACCAGGGGTATGCCCGCGGCCTCGGCATGGAGGAGGTATGGAGCATTAACCGGTTTGCCGTTGAAGGCCGAATGCCCGATCTTACGCTGCTGTTCGATATCGATCCGGAGATCGGGATGTCCAGAATCGCGGCCAATGCCGAGCGCGAAAAAAACCGTCTCGACATGGAAAGCATGGCATTTCACGGTAAGGTTAGGGAAGGCTATATGCTTATAGCGGGAAACAACAAGGAAAGAGTCCGAATCGTGGATGCTTCCAAAACGCCGGATCAGGTGGAGCGCGAGATGATCAAATACGTAGAAGACGCGATATTAAAGGATTTTTGA
- a CDS encoding YaaR family protein, whose translation MKINPGFRPLNSGIPAPDNSSRPVQQRSFSDMMQQQGERATHEELSRQMREIALQGDRLAKSMTVRELKAYKLMVRRFLEETVRRGVKMKETRGWDRRGRGKRYNVIDEIDSVLLAMADELLYTEQGRIDLLNKVGEIRGMLINLVF comes from the coding sequence GTGAAGATCAATCCGGGCTTTCGGCCCTTGAATAGTGGAATTCCTGCCCCGGATAACAGCAGCAGGCCTGTCCAGCAGCGATCGTTCTCGGATATGATGCAGCAGCAGGGGGAACGGGCCACGCACGAGGAGCTGAGCCGCCAGATGCGTGAGATTGCGCTGCAGGGTGACCGATTAGCCAAATCGATGACCGTCCGGGAGCTTAAAGCGTATAAATTGATGGTCCGGCGTTTCCTGGAGGAGACGGTTCGGCGCGGTGTTAAAATGAAGGAAACCCGGGGCTGGGACCGGCGGGGACGCGGCAAGCGCTACAATGTGATCGATGAGATTGATTCGGTGCTGCTTGCGATGGCCGATGAACTGCTGTATACCGAGCAGGGAAGGATCGATTTGCTGAACAAGGTCGGAGAAATCCGGGGGATGCTGATTAATCTCGTATTTTAA
- a CDS encoding AbrB/MazE/SpoVT family DNA-binding domain-containing protein, with protein sequence MMKSTGIVRKVDELGRVVIPIELRRTLGIGEKDALEIYVDGERIMLKKYEPACIFCGNAENVTYFKGKIVCHECISEIPTPVTN encoded by the coding sequence ATGATGAAATCAACAGGAATTGTAAGGAAAGTCGATGAGCTTGGACGGGTCGTTATTCCAATCGAGCTGCGCCGTACACTCGGCATTGGCGAGAAGGACGCTCTTGAAATTTATGTGGACGGTGAACGCATCATGCTTAAGAAGTATGAGCCTGCGTGCATCTTCTGCGGCAATGCCGAGAACGTTACGTACTTCAAAGGTAAAATCGTTTGCCATGAATGTATCTCGGAAATCCCTACACCTGTGACAAATTAA
- the rsmI gene encoding 16S rRNA (cytidine(1402)-2'-O)-methyltransferase: MRISLQRSFEPQGEGSTGSLYLVATPIGNLEDMTYRAVRVLKECDIIAAEDTRQSRKLLTHFEIPSKPLFSYHEHNKAASGPEIIRYIIEGKNVALVSDAGLPAISDPGADLVALAIEAGISVIPVPGANAALSALIASGLPTERFTFIGFLPRERKDIVAQLNALQSAQGTLIFYESPHRIKKTLELLKEVLGDRKIALARELTKRYEEFARGSVEACLSWLEEHPPLGEYCVVVEGRNAEEERMELNAWWQELSLEDHVGRYMQEGLNRKDAMKKTAADRGVSKRDIYNALLGD, encoded by the coding sequence ATGAGAATATCATTACAGCGAAGCTTTGAACCGCAAGGCGAAGGGAGCACCGGTTCTTTATATTTGGTTGCGACCCCGATCGGCAATTTGGAGGATATGACATATCGGGCGGTACGCGTTCTTAAGGAATGCGATATTATTGCGGCGGAGGATACAAGACAGAGCAGGAAACTGCTCACTCATTTTGAAATTCCATCCAAGCCGCTGTTCAGTTACCATGAGCATAATAAGGCGGCGAGCGGCCCTGAAATTATACGATATATAATAGAAGGAAAAAATGTAGCACTCGTGAGCGATGCCGGTCTGCCGGCGATTTCCGACCCTGGTGCTGACCTCGTGGCCCTTGCGATTGAAGCCGGGATATCGGTCATTCCGGTTCCCGGAGCGAATGCCGCGTTATCGGCGTTAATCGCATCGGGCCTGCCGACCGAACGGTTTACGTTCATCGGATTTTTGCCCAGGGAACGCAAAGACATCGTGGCCCAGTTAAACGCGCTGCAATCGGCCCAGGGAACGCTGATCTTCTATGAATCCCCGCATCGCATCAAGAAAACCCTGGAGCTGCTGAAGGAGGTGCTGGGGGATCGGAAGATTGCGCTGGCCCGGGAGCTCACCAAACGCTATGAGGAATTTGCCCGTGGAAGCGTGGAAGCATGCCTCTCCTGGCTAGAGGAGCATCCTCCTCTGGGCGAATACTGTGTCGTGGTGGAGGGCAGAAATGCCGAGGAAGAGCGGATGGAGCTGAATGCGTGGTGGCAGGAGCTTTCCCTGGAGGATCACGTCGGCAGATATATGCAGGAGGGATTAAACCGTAAGGACGCTATGAAGAAAACGGCGGCAGACCGCGGCGTCTCGAAACGGGACATCTATAATGCGCTGTTGGGGGATTAA
- the rnmV gene encoding ribonuclease M5, with amino-acid sequence MIREVIVVEGRDDTVAIKRAVDADTIETGGSAINKHTLRRIALAKERRGVIILTDPDHAGERIRKIIDRHVPGCKHAFIPEADATRKGDIGVENASPEAIRHALDRVHTSFEGAESQISLEDLIDAGLTAHPDAAARRMFMGNVLGIGYCNSKQFHKRLAMFQISREEFLAALAQLEEGGQS; translated from the coding sequence ATGATCCGTGAAGTGATTGTGGTTGAAGGCAGGGACGATACGGTAGCGATCAAGCGTGCGGTGGATGCCGACACGATCGAGACCGGCGGCTCTGCTATTAATAAGCATACGCTGCGCCGTATTGCCCTCGCAAAGGAGCGCAGGGGGGTAATCATCCTGACAGACCCCGATCATGCAGGGGAGCGGATACGCAAAATCATCGACCGTCATGTCCCCGGCTGCAAGCACGCCTTCATTCCGGAGGCGGATGCGACGCGCAAGGGCGATATCGGAGTCGAGAATGCATCGCCGGAGGCCATACGGCATGCCCTGGACCGCGTCCACACCTCGTTTGAGGGGGCGGAGAGCCAGATCAGCCTGGAGGATCTGATCGATGCGGGGCTGACGGCTCATCCGGACGCTGCAGCCCGGAGAATGTTCATGGGGAATGTACTGGGTATCGGGTATTGCAACTCCAAGCAGTTCCATAAACGTTTGGCGATGTTTCAAATATCGCGTGAAGAGTTTCTGGCGGCGTTAGCGCAGCTGGAAGAGGGAGGCCAAAGCTGA
- a CDS encoding TatD family hydrolase — protein MLFDTHTHLDAPQFDEDREETIARALEAGVSRMINIGFNRETIPTTMKLAETYDFIYAAVGWHPVDAITMEEGDLEWIASLCSHEKVVAIGEIGLDYHWDTSPKEVQHRVLRSQIGLARELRMPIVIHNRDAHEDIVKILKEEKAHEVGGVMHSFSGSWETAKLCLDMGFHISFGGPITFKNAKQPKEVLAKVPLDRLLIETDSPYLTPHPFRGKRNESAYVKLVAETAAEIRGMSFDELVQITTRNALERFGIS, from the coding sequence ATGCTGTTCGACACGCATACCCATCTGGATGCTCCCCAATTCGACGAGGACCGGGAGGAGACGATTGCCCGGGCGCTTGAAGCCGGCGTCAGCCGGATGATCAATATCGGTTTTAATCGCGAAACGATTCCGACCACGATGAAGCTGGCGGAGACGTATGATTTTATATATGCGGCGGTAGGCTGGCATCCCGTGGATGCGATCACGATGGAGGAGGGCGACCTGGAATGGATCGCTTCGCTCTGCAGCCATGAGAAAGTTGTTGCGATCGGGGAGATCGGCCTCGATTATCACTGGGATACATCCCCGAAGGAGGTGCAGCACCGGGTGCTGCGCAGCCAAATCGGTCTGGCCCGGGAGCTCCGAATGCCGATTGTGATTCATAATCGCGATGCGCATGAGGATATCGTGAAGATTTTGAAGGAAGAGAAGGCTCATGAGGTTGGCGGCGTGATGCATTCGTTCTCGGGCAGCTGGGAAACGGCTAAGCTGTGCCTGGATATGGGCTTTCATATTTCGTTCGGCGGACCGATCACGTTCAAAAATGCCAAGCAGCCGAAGGAGGTTCTGGCCAAGGTTCCGCTAGATCGCCTTCTCATTGAAACGGACTCGCCTTACCTGACTCCGCACCCCTTCCGAGGGAAGCGAAACGAGTCCGCTTATGTGAAATTGGTGGCCGAGACGGCAGCCGAAATTCGGGGCATGTCCTTCGATGAACTGGTCCAAATTACCACGAGAAACGCGCTGGAACGATTTGGTATTTCGTGA